A portion of the Stigmatella aurantiaca DW4/3-1 genome contains these proteins:
- a CDS encoding FHA domain-containing protein, translated as MIDQNSRPARKVGIADHLWETFEEMAQQMGSDRDALINQALFMFARLNGFIEVGRTGHAEAPAPLNVVPPPPAPLPARASGPSPAVGKANGPPVLAPAPVAAKPAPVREEPPRPPSRPVDDRPSANALDNDPVRREVAERVLETAAELERLIKGKNEPPQPVDDDLVDDEEAPPEPPEDSGLENMGDEEPPPDEEPLDEEPSDEEGSALYLITESGDQQKIGNDRFVIGRGKHCDLVINSGKVSREHAVILREGPNFIIEDLGSSNGTWFNKQRIKKRTIEHGDEFFICSEKIRFAYR; from the coding sequence ATGATCGATCAAAACTCCCGCCCCGCCCGCAAGGTCGGCATCGCCGACCACCTGTGGGAGACATTTGAAGAGATGGCCCAGCAGATGGGCTCGGACCGCGATGCGCTGATCAACCAAGCGTTGTTCATGTTCGCGCGGCTCAACGGCTTCATCGAGGTCGGGAGGACGGGTCATGCGGAGGCACCTGCTCCGTTGAACGTGGTGCCACCTCCTCCCGCGCCGCTTCCCGCCCGGGCCTCGGGCCCCTCTCCCGCCGTGGGGAAGGCCAATGGGCCCCCCGTGCTTGCGCCAGCCCCCGTGGCGGCCAAGCCCGCCCCCGTGCGGGAGGAGCCCCCCCGGCCGCCTTCCCGGCCGGTCGATGACCGGCCCTCGGCCAATGCCCTGGACAACGATCCCGTCCGCCGCGAGGTGGCCGAGCGGGTCCTGGAGACGGCCGCCGAACTCGAGCGCCTCATCAAGGGCAAGAACGAGCCGCCCCAGCCGGTGGACGACGATCTCGTGGATGACGAGGAGGCGCCACCCGAGCCGCCCGAGGACTCCGGTCTGGAGAACATGGGTGACGAGGAGCCGCCTCCGGACGAGGAGCCCCTGGACGAGGAGCCTTCCGACGAGGAGGGCTCGGCGCTCTACCTCATCACCGAGTCGGGCGATCAGCAGAAGATTGGCAACGACCGCTTCGTCATCGGCCGTGGCAAACACTGCGATCTCGTCATCAACTCCGGCAAGGTCTCCCGTGAGCACGCGGTGATCCTCCGCGAGGGCCCCAACTTCATCATCGAGGATCTGGGCTCCTCCAACGGCACCTGGTTCAACAAGCAGCGCATCAAGAAGCGGACCATCGAGCACGGGGACGAGTTCTTCATCTGCAGCGAGAAGATTCGCTTCGCCTACCGCTGA
- a CDS encoding YncE family protein: MRPLILISALLWAGCSASSDPRPPPTDRFVFPSGIAYLPPAPGNEASKGSLYVASSNFDKCFDTGVVFALDLDALGLPEVGAPVGENGVLHLEDLKTTPQSVAQISSFAGQMDVWGGEQPRLFVVTRSESNSLHAIDIQGKTLSCAQPGGGNYCLPGISLTGPIAGGKDDLPRAPAPIGVSVAASQEGNKPEVWVTHAEAADSPARSSTAFQTYVVRVPGDELSLTSESFFPLGSNGLSVGGAHATAVGKRYVFISGRSYAAGLAGTVSASFLLRLLDRNNPTRILETGLRDVYQSLEARDLALNAAGTRLYLVTRFPDSLLVVDVADAEGDVPRLKVVDSVPLPDSASQVKVLSRKDVNGQPLGDLVVVTCSASSITSGVVAFYDADLGQLAAQVDGIGLQPYGLAVDQRRQGQKDSARLYVTTFGDGRVAVLDIPDLVNPQGARLVAHLGRPQGRDAKQGTSTCQQQ, translated from the coding sequence ATGCGCCCCCTCATCCTCATCTCCGCGCTGCTCTGGGCGGGGTGTTCCGCGAGTTCCGATCCGCGGCCCCCGCCAACCGACCGCTTCGTCTTTCCGAGCGGCATTGCCTATTTACCCCCAGCACCTGGCAACGAGGCCTCGAAGGGATCGCTCTATGTGGCGAGCTCCAACTTCGACAAGTGCTTCGACACGGGCGTGGTGTTCGCGCTCGACCTGGATGCGCTGGGGCTTCCCGAGGTGGGCGCTCCGGTAGGGGAGAATGGGGTGCTCCATCTGGAGGATCTGAAGACCACGCCCCAGTCCGTCGCCCAGATTTCCAGCTTCGCCGGACAGATGGACGTGTGGGGCGGGGAACAGCCCCGGCTCTTCGTCGTCACCCGGTCCGAGTCCAACTCCCTGCATGCCATCGACATCCAGGGCAAGACGCTGAGCTGCGCTCAGCCAGGAGGAGGGAATTACTGCCTTCCCGGGATTTCGTTGACGGGACCCATCGCGGGAGGGAAGGACGACCTGCCGCGCGCCCCCGCCCCCATCGGTGTGAGTGTGGCGGCATCCCAGGAGGGCAACAAGCCCGAGGTGTGGGTGACGCACGCCGAGGCGGCGGACTCGCCGGCCCGTTCCAGCACCGCCTTCCAGACCTATGTGGTGCGCGTGCCAGGAGATGAGCTGAGCCTCACGTCGGAGAGCTTCTTCCCGCTGGGGTCGAACGGGCTCTCGGTAGGAGGCGCGCACGCGACGGCCGTTGGCAAGCGCTACGTGTTCATCTCGGGCCGCTCATATGCGGCGGGCCTGGCCGGCACGGTGTCGGCCAGTTTCCTCTTGAGGCTGTTGGACCGCAACAACCCGACGCGCATCCTGGAGACGGGCCTGCGGGACGTGTACCAGAGCCTGGAGGCGCGGGATCTGGCGCTCAATGCCGCCGGTACGCGGCTCTACCTCGTGACGCGGTTCCCGGACTCGCTGCTCGTCGTGGATGTGGCGGATGCGGAAGGGGATGTGCCGAGGCTCAAGGTGGTGGACTCCGTGCCGCTGCCGGACAGCGCCAGCCAGGTGAAGGTGCTCAGCCGCAAGGATGTCAATGGCCAGCCGCTGGGAGATCTGGTGGTGGTGACGTGCAGCGCCTCGAGCATCACGTCCGGCGTGGTGGCCTTCTACGATGCGGACCTGGGCCAACTGGCCGCACAGGTCGATGGGATTGGCCTCCAGCCCTATGGGCTCGCGGTGGATCAACGACGGCAGGGCCAGAAGGACTCTGCCCGCCTTTATGTCACCACCTTCGGAGACGGCCGGGTCGCGGTGCTCGACATCCCAGACCTCGTCAATCCGCAGGGGGCGCGCCTGGTGGCCCACCTCGGGCGGCCGCAGGGGCGCGATGCGAAACAGGGGACCTCCACGTGCCAGCAGCAGTGA
- the glyS gene encoding glycine--tRNA ligase subunit beta, producing MARDLLLEVGAEEIPASFIGPALEDLQRIITTRLAEGRLKHGEVRTYGTPRRLAVWVKDVADAGEDVTSEKLGPSAKAAFDKEGKPTVAATKFAESLKIPVSELGRTQTPKGEYLSARVQEKGRPAAELLPEVLHAAVHGINFRKSMRWGDVDLAFARPVQWIVALLGGDVLPVVFGDVKSGRTTHGHRFLSPGAIELARPADYEAVLEKAHVVPDIAKRRAMLLQKVRAVAQGTGGQLLEDEALVDQVTNLVELPSPVVGTFDARHLDLPSEVLVQEMKSHQRYFSLTDAQGKLLPKFIAVSNTPVKDETLSLRGYERVLRSRLADGRFFFDEDRKAPLEGRVEKLSRVVWQGQLGSYAEKVERFRTLAVWLAEQTGKNEHSTTIQRAATLAKADLVTGMVGEFPELQGVMGREYARAGGEPEAVALAIFEHYLPRNANDALPSQDPGALIGLADRLDSLCGIFAIGKAPTGAADPFGLRRACLAIINIVFGRGYRFSLSAAVGEALRLLSPKIANVKRKAGEPEPREQILEFFRGRLKALWSENYRTDVVEAVLAVGFDDLVAARKRLEALSGIVGRADFTPLAVAFKRVVNIVEKQGKDVARGQTNPDKLRDEPEKNLHSAFTQARGKVAQYVQADDFSSALKEITGLKPAVDTFFDKVTVMAEDPELRENRVRFLTEIGALFNQVADFSKIQAEAAQGG from the coding sequence GTGGCGCGTGATCTGCTGCTGGAGGTGGGCGCCGAGGAGATCCCCGCGTCCTTCATTGGCCCCGCGCTGGAGGATCTCCAGCGCATCATCACCACCCGCCTGGCGGAGGGCCGGCTGAAGCACGGCGAGGTGCGCACGTACGGCACCCCGCGTCGGCTGGCCGTGTGGGTGAAGGATGTGGCCGACGCGGGAGAGGATGTCACCAGCGAGAAGCTCGGCCCGAGCGCGAAGGCGGCCTTCGACAAGGAAGGCAAGCCCACCGTGGCCGCGACGAAGTTCGCCGAGTCTCTCAAGATTCCGGTGAGCGAGCTGGGGCGCACGCAGACGCCCAAGGGCGAGTACTTGTCCGCCCGGGTGCAGGAGAAGGGCCGCCCGGCGGCGGAGCTGCTGCCGGAGGTGCTGCATGCGGCGGTGCACGGCATCAACTTCCGCAAGTCCATGCGCTGGGGCGATGTGGACCTGGCCTTTGCCCGGCCGGTGCAGTGGATCGTGGCGCTGCTCGGTGGGGACGTGCTGCCGGTGGTCTTCGGGGATGTGAAGAGCGGCCGGACGACGCATGGCCACCGCTTCCTCTCCCCCGGCGCCATCGAGCTGGCCCGGCCGGCCGACTACGAGGCGGTGCTGGAGAAGGCGCACGTGGTTCCAGACATCGCCAAGCGGCGGGCGATGCTGCTGCAGAAGGTCCGCGCGGTGGCCCAGGGCACCGGCGGCCAGCTTCTGGAGGACGAGGCGCTGGTGGATCAGGTGACCAACCTGGTGGAGCTGCCCTCTCCGGTGGTGGGAACGTTCGATGCCCGGCACCTGGACCTGCCGTCCGAGGTGCTGGTGCAGGAGATGAAGAGCCACCAGCGCTACTTCTCCCTCACGGATGCCCAGGGGAAGCTGCTGCCGAAGTTCATCGCGGTGTCCAATACGCCGGTGAAGGACGAGACGCTCTCGCTGCGAGGCTACGAGCGCGTGCTGCGCTCGCGCTTGGCCGACGGCCGCTTCTTCTTCGATGAGGACCGCAAGGCGCCGCTGGAAGGGCGTGTGGAGAAGCTGAGCCGCGTGGTGTGGCAGGGCCAGCTCGGCAGCTATGCCGAGAAGGTCGAGCGCTTCCGGACCCTCGCCGTGTGGCTCGCGGAGCAGACGGGCAAGAACGAGCACAGTACCACCATCCAGCGGGCGGCCACCCTGGCCAAGGCGGACCTCGTCACCGGCATGGTGGGGGAGTTCCCCGAACTGCAAGGGGTCATGGGCCGGGAGTATGCCCGTGCTGGAGGCGAGCCCGAGGCGGTGGCACTGGCCATCTTCGAGCACTACCTGCCGCGCAACGCCAACGACGCTCTGCCGAGCCAGGATCCGGGTGCGCTCATTGGCCTGGCGGACCGGTTGGACTCGCTGTGCGGCATCTTCGCCATCGGCAAGGCGCCCACGGGTGCCGCGGATCCGTTCGGCCTGCGGCGCGCGTGCCTGGCCATCATCAACATCGTGTTCGGCCGGGGGTATCGTTTCTCCCTGTCGGCCGCGGTGGGCGAGGCGCTCAGGCTGCTCTCGCCGAAGATTGCGAACGTGAAGCGCAAGGCCGGGGAGCCGGAGCCGCGCGAGCAGATCCTGGAGTTCTTCCGGGGGCGCCTCAAGGCGCTCTGGTCGGAGAACTACCGGACGGACGTGGTGGAGGCGGTGCTGGCGGTGGGGTTTGACGACCTGGTGGCGGCGCGCAAGCGGCTGGAGGCGCTCAGCGGCATCGTGGGGCGTGCGGACTTCACGCCGCTGGCGGTGGCCTTCAAGCGCGTGGTGAACATCGTCGAGAAGCAAGGCAAGGACGTGGCCCGGGGGCAGACCAACCCGGACAAGCTCCGGGACGAGCCCGAGAAGAACCTCCACTCGGCCTTCACCCAGGCGCGGGGCAAGGTGGCCCAGTATGTCCAGGCAGACGACTTCTCCAGCGCTCTCAAGGAAATCACCGGCCTGAAGCCCGCCGTGGACACCTTCTTCGACAAGGTGACGGTGATGGCCGAGGACCCGGAGTTGCGGGAGAACCGTGTCCGGTTCCTCACGGAGATTGGCGCGCTCTTCAACCAGGTGGCGGATTTCTCCAAGATTCAGGCGGAGGCCGCTCAGGGGGGGTAG